DNA sequence from the Prochlorothrix hollandica PCC 9006 = CALU 1027 genome:
NNNNNNNNNNNNNNNNNNNNNNNNNNNNNNNNNNNNNNNNNNNNNNNNNNNNNNNNNNNNNNNNNNNNNNNNNNNNNNNNNNNNNNNNNNNTTTACTGTTCTGCTTGAGAAGCCTCTAACCAAGGCTGTCACTATCTTTCACAGATGTGTCAGTCAGTCAGGTTCTGGGGATGTGTTTGGGCTGCGATTTGACTATGGCGGGGCTATTGAAACCACTGATGGGGCGGTGACGATTACCGGAAATGTATCGGGGACGAACTCCGTTGGCGATGGAATCCGCATGGTGCAAGGGGGGCAGGTTCGATCGACCGGAACAGGAACGATCGACATCGCGGGGTCGATTACCGGAGCAGGATCCGGTGGGCGCGGTATTGTCCTAGCTCACGGTGGCACGGGTATAACTACGAAAGATGGAACGATCAGCATCACCGGAACCAGTATCAATATCAATTCTCTGGATGTGCATACAGCAGTCCCAAATGGGTCGTATTTATTTTATAATAGAAACCCAAGGTATTTCATTGGACAAGTGTATGCAAATGATTTCAACTTCTGAAGAATCCAGTGATTTAAAAGACCTTGAGGATTTTATCCGAAGTAATCCACATCCTCAAGAACTTAAACGTGGTTTGGTNNNNNNNNNNNNNNNNNNNNNNNNNNNNNNNNNNNNNNNNNNNNNNNNNNNNNNNNNNNNNNNNNNNNNNNNNNNNNNNNNNNNNNNNNNNNNNNNNNNNTTTGTAAGAAAATATTGGATGTTGTGTTCCAATTTTAAAGTTGTTCAGTGGCTTTTTGAATTTGTAACTCATAATGAGATCTTCCAGTTTCCAAAACTCGAAATGTATGGAAATCATCCTTGGGAATATAATCAAACCTCCTAGAAAAACCTTACAACTGACTTGTGACTGCTGTATCTCTGATGGAGCCTTGGTTCGATCCACTGGTTTGGGCAATATTAACCTGACCAGCTTAAACCCCAATAGTGTGGTTGGTGTTCAGCTTGATGGTGGTGCTGCGATTCAAGCAACAGGAACGGGGACCATTACGGTGACCACCCCCGCCACCTTTAATGGGGGAGTGGGAACCCTGGTGGCTGCTAACGGCGGTTTAGTGGAGATTGCTGCCAATGGTGTGGTGCTGGATGGCACCCTCCAGGGAGGAACTCTGCTGCTGCGCCCCTTTGACGACAGTGGTGCCATGAACCTGGGGGCGACAGTTGCCAACAGCTTGAGTGTGACGGCAACCCAGTGGGCGAGTTTTGCTCCCAACTTCAGTCAAATTACCGTGGGCTTAGCAGCGGGCACCGGCACCGTGACCCTCCATGATGGATTCACTACCCCCACCCCCTTGTTGCTGGCGGGGGGTTCCAATCTGGTGGGACCGAACCAAAACCTCAACTGGACCCTGACAGGCAATGGGGCAGGATCGATCGCCGGTCTGGGCAGCAGCATCGACTTTGCCAACTTTGAAACCATTACCGGTGGCATCGGTGACGACAGTTTTACCCTCTCCCCAGCAACCCCATTGACCACCACCATTGATGGTGGCACGGGCTTACTGACCTTAACGGGCACCACCCTCGATCTCGATCAACTCAATGTCACCAGCACGGGCGGTTATGTCCTCAATGCCACGGGGCTGATTAACCTGGGTAACCTGACCACCAATGGTAACTCCCTAACCGCCACCAGTACTGCTGGTGAGGTCACTGGCGGAACCCTCAATACCCTGGGCAGTGCGGCGGGGACGATCGCCCTCAGTGGTTCCAGTGTGCGGGTGGGCACTCTCCTCAGTGGCGGTGTTGTCAGTGTCAGTAGCACCAATGAACTGACCACCGCTGCCATTACCACCAGTGGCCAAGCCCTCAGCCTCACTACTGGGGGAACCCTCACCACCGGCGATCTCAACACTACCGGTTCTCCCACGGGCACGATCGCCATTAATGGCGGTAGCGTCAACCTAGGCACGGTCAGCAGTGGCGGTAACACCAGCGTCACCAGTGGCAGCACCTTGGGGCTAGTTAATCTCACCAGTGGCGGTGATGCCAGTCTCCAAGCTGGGACGAATCTGACGATCGGCAATGTCACCAGTGCCAGCACCACCAGCCTCAGCAGTGGCGGAGTCTTAACCCTCACCAGTCTCAACAGTGGTGGTAGCACGAACCTCAGCAGTGGCAGCAGTAGCAACCTGGGCAGTATCAGCAGTGGCGGTAGCACCAGCCTCAGCAGTGGCGGAGTCTTAACCCTCACCAGCCTCAACAGTGGGGGCAGTGCCAACCTCAGCAGTGGCGGCAACCTGACCACCGGCAACCTAACCACCGCCAACCAACCCCTGACCCTGAACAGTGGGGGTAACCTGACCATGGGCAACCTCAGTGCCGGAGCCATCACCGCCAATGCTGCCGGGACCCTGGTGGCCGCAAACCTCAACGCCAGCCAAGCCATCAACCTCACCAGCAGCGGTGACCTGACCACCGGTAACCTCACGGCTCTCGGCCAAGCCGTCAACCTCACCAGTCGCACCGGAGCCATTACCACCGGCAACGTCAGCACGGCTAGCACCACGGGGGGCCGTATTTTCTTCAATGCCAGTACAGCCATTACAGCGGGCGCGATCGACAGCAGCGGCAGCATCGGCAATGGCGGTAATGTGACCCTCGACCCCATCGGCGATGTGCAGGTGGTGAGCATTAATGCCCAGGGGGGAGCCGCCGGAGCCGGGGGAACAGTGGACATTACGGCGGGACAGTTTTTCCGAGCTACGGGTAGTTTTGTCGATCGCAACGGTGTACCCGTCAGCATTTCCACTGCCGGGGGTACTGGGGGCGGGGGCATTGTCATCCGCCACGGGGGCGGTAATGTCGGGATTCCCTTTATTACGGGGGATCCCAGCCTCAATGGAACCCTCGCGGCCCTGTCCACCGGCAGCGGCTTCCTGGAATCCAGCCGCATTATTCCCGGTGCCCTCATCGAAGGCGGCGTGAACCTGGTCACCCCAGGAGCGAGTGCTAGCGCCCTCCCCCTCTGTAACGTAGACTGCCAGATCACCCTGCCCCTGTTTACCTTAGGGAGCCTAGAAGCGTTATTTGGTGTATTCCGCAATAATATCCTGATCGTTGAGGGCTATGGCAACGTCACGGTGGCGGGGAATACGGCTGCCATTAACGAGGAAGCCGTTGCCGGTGGGACATCCGGGAATGCCGTTCTCAATACATCGGGGGCGGCGGCAGGGGGAACCAATACGGCTGCTGCTCCTGCGGTCAATGAAGAGGCGGTGGATACGGGAGATAACTCTGGGCAGGGTGTATTAACCCAGGCTGCCAGTGCTGACGGGACGGCAGAGACGGGCGGTAGTGATACAGCAGCCAGTGGGTCAGTTGCCAGTGATACAGCAGCCAGTGGATCGGCTACCAGTGGGGCAGAGTCAGCCGTTGCCAGTGCCAGCAGTACGGCTGCGGTTAATGAGGAGGCGATCGAAGAGGGGACTGGGGACAGTGGCGGTCAGTCAGCGCCCACTCCAGATGCTGCCACTAATCCCAGTGCGACGGAGACGGTGGCCCTGGCGGCGATCGAGTCGGGTGCCAGTGGCTCGGCTACTACTGAGCCTAGCGTTAGTGGATCCAGTGGCGCTAGTGAGCCTAGTGTTAGTGAGCCTAGTGTTAGTGAGCCTAGTGTTAGTGAGTCACTCCTGGGCGCTAATGGGGATCTAGCCACTGCAACGACAGCCCCAGCAATTAATGAAGAAGCCCTAGATTTGGCCAGTACGGCGGAGGGGGGCACCGCGATCGTCGGGAACCCCTCGGCAGAGAACCCTAGCGGAACCCGTGACACCGCAACGCCCACAGGGGCGGGAACCACAGCCGCTGCCACCAATCCATCGTCTAGTGCTGGAACTGGGGCGGCGATCGGTGCCACCACCACCCCAGCCTCCGATACCAGTACAACGGTTGCTGCCAGTACCGCCACAGAATCCAGTGGCACTGCCAGCAGTACCAGCAGTGCCAGCGAGACCACCAGTAACCCCGCCGCCAGCAGTTCTAGCAGTACCGCCGCCGGTAGCAGCAGTGCCGCCAGTAGTGCCAGCGATACCACCAGCAGTGCTGACAATACCTCTGCGGGTAGTAGCCAGACTACAGCCCCCGCCAGTACCGCCGCCGGATCCAGTGCTAGTACTGACGCAGCCAATGCGGGATCTGCGGCGACCCGTGCCCCCAGTGGTGCCAGTGCATCGGTTCCCACCGGTAGCAGTGCCAGCAGTAGTTCCGGATCCAGTGCCGCCAGTAGTAACGGAGCGAATGCCGGATCCAGCAGTGGTACCCGTGCAGGGACTGCCGTAGCCCAGGCTAGCTCAGGGAGCGGTGCTGCCGGATCCAGTGCTGCTGGATCCAGTGCTGCCGCCGGATCGAGTACCGCCGCCGGGTCCAGTACTGGCACTGCTGGTAGTGCGGGTGTCGGAGCGGCTGGGGCTGGCAGTAGTGCGGGCGCGGGAGCCGCCGGAGTCGGAGCCAGTGCAGGATCTGGAGCCAGTAGTGGTGCAGGTGCAGCATCTGGAGTCGGAGCCAGTGCAGGATTTGGATCTGGAGCCGGTAGTGGTGCAGGAGCAGGAGCCAGTGCAGGATTTGGATCTGGAGCCGGTAGTGGTACAGGATCTGGAGCCGGTAGTGGTACAGGAGCAGGAGCAGGAGCCGGTAGTGGTGCAGGTACAGGTGCGGGAGCAGGTGCAGGTGCAGGTGCGGGAACCGGAGTAGGGGCAGGTAGTGGTGCAGGAGCCGGTAGTGGTGCAGGAGCCGGTAATGGTGCGGGATCTGGGAGTGGTGATGTGGTGGCCTCCACCAGTGGGGTGACCGCAGAGTCCGATGGGGTTCAGTCCCCGCCTTGGCTAGCCATCGCCGTTGGCGCGATCGCCCTTGCCGGAGCAGGGGTTGCCGTGGCCACCGGAGCCGCTGCCAGTGCTGCCAACGCGATCGCCACCAGTGTCAGCAGTGCCGTCCAGTCCCTCCTCGGCACCAACGCCAGTGCCTCATCCAGTGCCTCATCCAGTGCCTCATCCAGTGCATCATCCAGTGCCTCATCGTCCTCTGGTCAAGGCAACTCTGGTCAAGGCAACAGTAATGCTGATGGCCAGAACAAGGATTCCAGCGATAGCCAAAACCAACAGCCCACCCAAATGGATGTGTCCGTAGACTCCCAAATGGAAAGCGGTGATCAGAACATTGCCGTCAATAAACTGGGGGGAGCCACCGACATGACCCTCAGCAGTATTGACCTGGATAACCAGCCCGACTGGGATTTGGCCAGCGTGGGCGAGAACATGGCCACCCTGGGCAGTTTCTTTAATGTGCAGGAGTTGCTGGGGAACGGGGACGGGGAAGACGGGGGAACCGACAGCCCCGAACAGCAAAAACGCCGTGCTGCCTTGAAGGCGAAGCTGGAAGAACAGGCCGAAGCCCTCCCTGGGGCACTCCAGGATCACGCCATGGGGATGGTGATCGAAAAACTAGGGGAAATGCTAGAGGGGATCGAAGTGGTAGGGAATATCCTCGTCTTTGCCTGGAGCAAGTCCGTGGAGTTGGCGGATTATTACAATCAAATCAAAGCCAACCCCGGAGAATCCTTCGCCATTCCCTTGGTTAACCATGAAGTGGTGTCGGAACACGCCCCCAGTTTGGAATTGAAGCTGAAGGAGAAGGCGATCGGAAACCTGGAGTTTGGCATTAACTTTGGGGTCGTGGTGGATGGCGTGCTCTTGGAAGTGAAGGAAGGGATTATTACCGGCATTAAGGTGGGATCCGCCGTGGCCAGTGGCAGCCTTGAGATGATGGGCCAGTCCCTGGTGGAGGTTCCCCCGGGTGAGCTAACCCTGGGTACCATTCCCCTCGGTCAGGGTATCCCCCTAGCGGGCATCGCAGCCCCGCCGCAGTCCGCTCCAGAAGCCTAAGGGTAGGTTTTGGGACGGTACTCCAAAAATATTGACTGTTTAACGCGATTGCCTCGTCCCGTATAACTACTACCGTATAACTACTGCCGTATTATCACTGACTCAGTTTTTGAATTTATTTTTGAATTTAAGTGATGCGTTTCAGATAGAAGCCTGAGGGCATACTGCCGTTCACTCACTGCTGTAAAACCTGTTCCCTAGGGATTTCAGGGGATTTTAGGATGTGATCCCATGGCTCTTTTTCAGGGTAAACCGTCATGGGATAGACGATTTAGAGCTTGGTTGTATTTTCGGAGAAATTGTTAATAGTCCTGGAAATCTTATGGAAAAGCTGGGTTGTCAGTCTCCAAAGATCCGTGGGATTTCTAATTTACGAAACCTGGACTAGGGCTAGAAAATGGAGATAGGAAATCAAGGGATAGGGATTGCAGCCATGAAAACTATTCAAGTTCAGTGTGGATTAACCGCCGTGTCCACCCTCCTCATGGGAACACTACTCAGTCTATCTAGCCTGGTTACCTTCCCCGCCCAAGCTGATACCCTAGATACTGATGCCACCGCTGCGCCGATCGAACAACCCGCAACCACCGATGAGGCTCTTGATCCCAATCTGCAGATCGCCGATATCCTGGATGCCTTAGCCGCAGAACTGCGGGGGAATGGTATCGTCGAAACCCCCAACAATCTGATCCCCCTCATCGTGGATGAGCAGACGGGCCAACCAGAGACTCCCGTGGTGGAGCAGGACGAGAATTAATAGATTTACTCCAGATTTACCCCAGATTTACCCTGAATTTAATTTTTCGGCGATATTACAGAAGTCCGAAACCCTGACAACTGATTTAGGACTGCTGTATCCAGTGATGCCAATGCCCCGTCGATCGAGGGACAGCCGATGTCCTCAAAGAACATCTCAAGCCAGCGATCGTGGCAACAGCCCTTCATGTTTTCTAGATCTGCTTCTAGATCTGCCCATCAGCCTACATCTGTCCCCAGAGAACCCTAGCCCCACAAAACAGCACCAGCCCCACCAGGGCAAGGCGATCCCATAGCCGCAACCGCAGATCATGCCATTGCACTCGATGGGTGCCGGGGGTCGTGAAGCCCCGTACCTGGATGGCATTGGCGATCTGTTCCGCCCGCAGCAGTAAATTCAGCAATAACCGCTCCGCGATCTGGAGCCACACCTGCGCCCCCTGACGCAGCCCCAACTTTTTCCAGTCAATGGCCCGGGTCCACACCGATCGCACCAAATTCTGCACCTCCTCCATCACCAGGGGGATAAACCGCAGGGCGAGGGTCAGGGTGAGGGTGATTTCCGTGACGGGAACACGGCACCAGTGCAGGGGGCTGAGGACATCCTCTAGGCCAGCGGTAATTTCTTCGGGGGAGGTGGTGAGCAGATAGAGATTGGTGCTGTAGATCAGGGTGAAGACTAAGGTGGCCACCCGAATCCCCAGATCCAAGGCTCGGCGGGTGATGGTGATGGGTCCGCGATCGAAAACCACATAGCGATAGTCACTGGCAGGGGGCAGGGGTTGCTCTGGTGCGGCGATCGTGGGAGCCTTCTGACCCCACCCCAGGGGGTTATACCAGGGATTGCGAACCACTGAGTTCTCTAGCTCCAGGGTCGGCAGTTCTGTCAAGGCTTGACTAGGGCGACGGGGTTGGTGTTGGGCCGGCAAACCATCGGGAGAAATGGCCGTCAGCGCCAGCACCATGGTTCCCAGCACCAAGAGCCAGCCCATTTGTTGCCGCCACACCCGCAGGGGCACCCCCACTCCACAGGTCAGAATCACCAGAGCCGCCACCAAACCCACCCGCCACAGGGAATTGGCCAAAATGGGACTGAGCAAAAAGCCCATCAACCACACCAGCTTAACCCTGGGATCGAGGCGATGGAGCCAGGTTACCGGCTCTTCGAGATAGAGACCCAGGGGCAGGGAACGGAGTAAATCCATAGGGGGGGGTGGGGGGAATAAATAACGTAATCAATAACGGGGCGAAGGGGAGCAAGAATTCTTCACAGTCCCTCTCCCAAGGCGGGAGAGGGATTTAGGGTGAGGGTCATCTAACGGGATGGGCAANNNNNNNNNNNNNNNNNNNNNNNNNNNNNNNNNNNNNNNNNNNNNNNNNNNNNNNNNNNNNNNNNNNNNNNNNNNNNNNNNNNNNNNNNNNNNNNNNNNNGGGCAACCCTCATCCCCCAACCCCTTCTCCCAGGGCGGGAGAAGGGGAGTAAGAACTGTTCCAAGTCCCTCTCGCAAAAGGGGAGAAGGGGAGCAAGAATTCTTCAAAGTCCCTCTCTCGCTTTGGGAGAGGGATTTAGGGTGAGGGTCATTCACAAGGGGAGAAGGGGAGCAAGAATTCTTCAAAGTCTCTCTCCCGCCCTGGGAGAGGGATTTAGGGTGAGGGTCATTCACAAGGGGAGAAGGGGAGCAAGAATTCTTCAAAGTCTCTCTCCCGCCCTGGGAGAGGGATTTAGGGTGAGGGTCATTCACAAGGGGCGAAGGGGAGCAAGAATTCTTCAAAGTCCCTCTCTCGCTTTGGGAGAGGGATTTAGGGTGAGGGTCATTTTAACAGCGCTGATAGCGCATACCGGGAACCTGGGTCACCAGGGCCATCAGTTCCAATTG
Encoded proteins:
- a CDS encoding beta strand repeat-containing protein produces the protein MVRSTGLGNINLTSLNPNSVVGVQLDGGAAIQATGTGTITVTTPATFNGGVGTLVAANGGLVEIAANGVVLDGTLQGGTLLLRPFDDSGAMNLGATVANSLSVTATQWASFAPNFSQITVGLAAGTGTVTLHDGFTTPTPLLLAGGSNLVGPNQNLNWTLTGNGAGSIAGLGSSIDFANFETITGGIGDDSFTLSPATPLTTTIDGGTGLLTLTGTTLDLDQLNVTSTGGYVLNATGLINLGNLTTNGNSLTATSTAGEVTGGTLNTLGSAAGTIALSGSSVRVGTLLSGGVVSVSSTNELTTAAITTSGQALSLTTGGTLTTGDLNTTGSPTGTIAINGGSVNLGTVSSGGNTSVTSGSTLGLVNLTSGGDASLQAGTNLTIGNVTSASTTSLSSGGVLTLTSLNSGGSTNLSSGSSSNLGSISSGGSTSLSSGGVLTLTSLNSGGSANLSSGGNLTTGNLTTANQPLTLNSGGNLTMGNLSAGAITANAAGTLVAANLNASQAINLTSSGDLTTGNLTALGQAVNLTSRTGAITTGNVSTASTTGGRIFFNASTAITAGAIDSSGSIGNGGNVTLDPIGDVQVVSINAQGGAAGAGGTVDITAGQFFRATGSFVDRNGVPVSISTAGGTGGGGIVIRHGGGNVGIPFITGDPSLNGTLAALSTGSGFLESSRIIPGALIEGGVNLVTPGASASALPLCNVDCQITLPLFTLGSLEALFGVFRNNILIVEGYGNVTVAGNTAAINEEAVAGGTSGNAVLNTSGAAAGGTNTAAAPAVNEEAVDTGDNSGQGVLTQAASADGTAETGGSDTAASGSVASDTAASGSATSGAESAVASASSTAAVNEEAIEEGTGDSGGQSAPTPDAATNPSATETVALAAIESGASGSATTEPSVSGSSGASEPSVSEPSVSEPSVSESLLGANGDLATATTAPAINEEALDLASTAEGGTAIVGNPSAENPSGTRDTATPTGAGTTAAATNPSSSAGTGAAIGATTTPASDTSTTVAASTATESSGTASSTSSASETTSNPAASSSSSTAAGSSSAASSASDTTSSADNTSAGSSQTTAPASTAAGSSASTDAANAGSAATRAPSGASASVPTGSSASSSSGSSAASSNGANAGSSSGTRAGTAVAQASSGSGAAGSSAAGSSAAAGSSTAAGSSTGTAGSAGVGAAGAGSSAGAGAAGVGASAGSGASSGAGAASGVGASAGFGSGAGSGAGAGASAGFGSGAGSGTGSGAGSGTGAGAGAGSGAGTGAGAGAGAGAGTGVGAGSGAGAGSGAGAGNGAGSGSGDVVASTSGVTAESDGVQSPPWLAIAVGAIALAGAGVAVATGAAASAANAIATSVSSAVQSLLGTNASASSSASSSASSSASSSASSSSGQGNSGQGNSNADGQNKDSSDSQNQQPTQMDVSVDSQMESGDQNIAVNKLGGATDMTLSSIDLDNQPDWDLASVGENMATLGSFFNVQELLGNGDGEDGGTDSPEQQKRRAALKAKLEEQAEALPGALQDHAMGMVIEKLGEMLEGIEVVGNILVFAWSKSVELADYYNQIKANPGESFAIPLVNHEVVSEHAPSLELKLKEKAIGNLEFGINFGVVVDGVLLEVKEGIITGIKVGSAVASGSLEMMGQSLVEVPPGELTLGTIPLGQGIPLAGIAAPPQSAPEA
- a CDS encoding energy-coupling factor transporter transmembrane component T family protein encodes the protein MDLLRSLPLGLYLEEPVTWLHRLDPRVKLVWLMGFLLSPILANSLWRVGLVAALVILTCGVGVPLRVWRQQMGWLLVLGTMVLALTAISPDGLPAQHQPRRPSQALTELPTLELENSVVRNPWYNPLGWGQKAPTIAAPEQPLPPASDYRYVVFDRGPITITRRALDLGIRVATLVFTLIYSTNLYLLTTSPEEITAGLEDVLSPLHWCRVPVTEITLTLTLALRFIPLVMEEVQNLVRSVWTRAIDWKKLGLRQGAQVWLQIAERLLLNLLLRAEQIANAIQVRGFTTPGTHRVQWHDLRLRLWDRLALVGLVLFCGARVLWGQM